A window of Fusobacterium sp. genomic DNA:
GAGAGGGAAAGCCGTATTAGGAGAGAAAACTATGCTGGATACTCAGATTCCTGCATATAAAGCTTTTAAAATAAAAGCTGATGCTGGAGCTGATATAAAAGAATGTTTTGAATTTGCTGAACTTGAAGCGAAATCTGGAATGGAATCAACTAAAGATATAGCAGCAACAAAAGGAAGAGCAAGCTATCTTGGAGAAAGGAGCATAGGGCATCTTGATCCAGGTTCTGTCTCATCTTATTTAATTATAAAAACTATAAATGATGAATTGAAAGGATAGTGATTATTGTGGTAGGAATGGTAATTGTATCTCATAGCAAGAAACTTGCTCATGAAATAATTGAATTATGTAATGAGATGAAAAAGTATGATTTTCCTGTTGTAAATGGAAGTGGAACAACAGGTAATCATTTAGGCTCAGATCCTATGATTATAAAAGAAGCTATTGAAAGTGCTTATTCAGAAGATGGAGTTCTAATATTTGGAGATATAGGGAGTTCAATTTTAAATAGTGAGATGGCTATGGAATTTTTGGATGTAGAATATGACAGAGCCAAAATAAAAATAGCTGATGCACCTATAGTAGAAGGGACTCTTATCGCAATGGCTATAAATGATGGAAAAACCTCTTTAGAAGATATACTGGAGGAATTGAAAGATTTAAAAAATTTTAATAAAGTCTAAATTAAAAAATCTCTCTTAGAAATTATTTAGTTTCTAAAAGAGATTTTTATTTTATAAATTTTAACTACTGTTTTTCAGCTATTTCTTTAACTTTTACATAATCTATTTTTCCAGTACCAAGTAAGGGTAATTTATCTACTGTAACAATCTTTTTAGGTACCCATAACTCACTGTAAAGTTTTTCTTTGAAATAATTTAGCATTTCTTTACTGTTAATATTATTCTTTTCTGTAACTAAAACTAATTGTTCTCCCTTTTTTTCATCAGGAATAGAAGTAACAACACTAGGAAAATCTTTAATATAACTATTTATTATCTCTTCTACAGCAGTAAGAGAAACCATTTCACCAGCTATTTTAGCAAATCTTTTAGCTCTTCCTAAAATAGTAACAAATTTATTTTCATCAATATCTACAATATCTCCAGTATCATACCAACCACCTTCAGGCTGAACTATTTTTCCATCTTTTAGATAACCAAGCATAATATTTTTACCTTTTATCCATAATCGTCCACCTTTTTCTATACCAGGAATAGATTCCAGTTTATATTCTATGTCAGGTAAAAGCCTTCCAACACTTCCTCTTTTTTGATACATAGGAGTATTTACTGCAATAACTGGACTGGCTTCTGTTACGCCATATCCTTCTAAAACTCTTACCCCAAATCTTTCCATCCATTGATAATAGGTAGAATCTTTCAATTTTTCTGCTCCTACCATTGCATATTTTATATTATAGAAGTCATAAGGATTAGCCTGTTTAGCATATCCATTAAAAAATGTATCAGTTCCGCATAAAATTGTAGCATTAGAATCATAAACCAATTCTGGAACTATCTTATAATGCACAGGAGAAGGGTAAAAAAATACTTTTATTCCTGAAAGAAGCGGCAGTATAGTTCCAACTCCAAGTCCAAATGAATGAAACATAGGAAGTGCATTAAACATAACATCCTGACTTGTGAAAGAAAATAATGAAGACATTTGAAATCTGTTTGCCTGTAAATTTTCGTGACTTAGAAGTACAGCTTTTGGAATTCCTTCAGACCCTGATGTGAAAAGAATAGTACAAGGATCATTATAATTTGTTTGAGGAATTTTTTTCAAAAAGTAATTAAAAAATCCGGATAATTTTGTAGCCAGATTTATTTTTGCTTGAAATTCTTCTAAATAAATAATTTCCACTCCATTTTCTTCCAAAGTTTTAATGAGATCTTCTAATTGAAGCATTTCTATCATTCTTTTAGCTGTAATAACAGTTGATATTTCAGCAGTTTTTATACAGGATAAT
This region includes:
- the dhaM gene encoding dihydroxyacetone kinase phosphoryl donor subunit DhaM, with translation MVGMVIVSHSKKLAHEIIELCNEMKKYDFPVVNGSGTTGNHLGSDPMIIKEAIESAYSEDGVLIFGDIGSSILNSEMAMEFLDVEYDRAKIKIADAPIVEGTLIAMAINDGKTSLEDILEELKDLKNFNKV